A single Leishmania infantum JPCM5 genome chromosome 14 DNA region contains:
- a CDS encoding putative ras-like small GTPases, which yields MARCEGLSSFSLGARLLLSSPIRVALVGPCGIGKTASAHAFLGEKPSQMVVRPTIGFERRAVTVRLARGLFAEAVLHIYDLSGADRYGELRRFVCRHCHAIGLCYDPSRKVTLVQAADIMMGLESALGPQPVVICGLMRQPHYTSSSSSAPLHHHRAGPARFPAVVSAATALNLSAPPKKEDECSHSMLVGSAEAEAAGGVAGESTGAAPMCGAANGCNTPPQASSSPAGTAVRLPGVVAENGGHESCDGLQDDAAVSPIPSPTPPPFTIASPQSSVLEVSVEDAVGITVRGHSSIHCPLLHPTPLFEALVQSVLDLLVEATVASTSTISEISAGLTTHGGGSGPQSFPTCCPSSLSAGSAPASAMRVASTRRRPHASRAIMEDLLNLTMQPCALDILLDRK from the coding sequence ATGGCACGGTGTGAAGGACTGTCGTCTTTCTCGCTCGGTGCTCGCCTCTTGCTGTCGAGCCCTATTCGCGTGGCGCTTGTGGGGCCGTGCGGTATCGGCAAGACAGCCAGCGCTCACGCCTTCCTTGGCGAGAAGCCTTCACAGATGGTGGTGCGGCCGACCATTGGGTTTGAGCGGCGTGCCGTGACAGTGCGGCTGGCCCGCGGCCTCTTCGCGGAGGCCGTGCTGCACATCTACGacctcagcggcgccgaccgcTACggggagctgcgccgcttcgtgTGTCGGCACTGCCATGCGATTGGTCTCTGCTATGACCCGTCCCGAAAAGTGACGCTGGTGCAGGCGGCAGATATTATGATGGGGCTCGAGAGCGCTCTGGGCCCGCAGCCGGTAGTGATCTGCGGACTGATGCGACAGCCACATTATACCTCGAGCTCGAGCAGCGCACCCCTTCATCACCACAGGGCAGGCCCCGCTCGCTTTCCCGCTGTGGTGTCTGCAGCAACTGCGTTGAACCTCTCAGCGCCCCCGAAGAAGGAGGACGAATGCTCTCACTCGATGCTGGTCGGCTCTGCTGAGGCTGAGGCTGCGGGTGGCGTTGCAGGCGAGTCGACGGGTGCCGCGCCAatgtgcggcgctgccaacGGTTGTAACACGCCACCTCaagccagcagcagccctgcaGGTACCGCGGTCAGGTTGCCCGGCGTTGTTGCAGAGAATGGTGGTCACGAGAGCTGTGACGGACTGCAGGATGACGCCGCGGTATCGCCGATTCCATCAcctacgccgccgccgttcaCCATCGCCTCTCCGCAGAGTAGCGTGCTCGAAGTGTCGGTCGAGGACGCGGTGGGCATTACCGTTCGAGGCCACTCATCCATCCATtgtccgctgctgcaccccaCCCCGTTGTTCGAGGCTCTCGTGCAGTCTGTGCTGGACCTTTTAGtggaggcgacggtggccaGCACGAGCACCATATCGGAGATCAGCGCGGGGCTCACGAcgcatggcggcggcagcggcccgcAAAGCTTTCCGACGTGTTGTCCGAGCTCTCTGAGCGCTGGCAGTGCGCCAGCGAGCGCGATGCGAGTCGCTTCtacgcgccgccgtccgcaCGCATCGCGGGCAATTATGGAGGACCTGCTGAACCTGACGATGCAGCCCTGTGCACTGGACATCTTGCTGGATCGAAAGTAG
- a CDS encoding putative poly(A) polymerase: MASTTATDKDFLAKKIVSADGPRGGEVVHDVSLSEWCITRIEPEEESNRRRSVLERIVNVVRVWIRHTMITEFRMPEAAAAQVEGRIFATGSYRYNVHTSGSDIDMVLIAPSRITREHFFNTLAPRLKSEPWVTDLHCIRESRVPIIAMVCDGIDIDLSFGSIRQDRVPEVITDDLLQGLDEQSVLSCNAVRVAHNIMDLVPNKAVFRQTLRFVKAWGKARSIYSNTFGFPSGIGWAILTAFVCQCYPNQNAAGMVTRFFRTYHTWFKPNPHETGTENRAIYLTESMRARTHLGRGWDPRESKSDAMALFPVLTPAVPYGNTCYNVTLTNLRQLCDEFQRGHDLLSKDLGMSAAEAKAKFGPFGVWSRVLEPAPFFGKFQHYLQIKVSCSDAEHYQAYADGVESRIRILWAGNASSRGHTLEDYRQLRLHLNPRRFEDPEEVQLRTRLTSKATGAAAASSHTRGSVGSRTSGQLGDGGSSLVGSINAKDSSAPSGPTWFTAHYFIGMAVDTKVSSAKIDLAPAIRTFHTVVRELRQYREGVTRLPVITVVDMARIPTFVKEAAGHVEETAVAREERSSGEAEEARNSSNTAACADAAKRDGTSAASTTTSKPSTATSGSTGTTASAADGSANEKSRGLHDGGAGSGAASSIDSHARKRTRDQYGTDGQATVAAKAETSMTAAGSGSGAAGSAQAEEDADYIEQALGLDF; this comes from the coding sequence ATGGCGTCGACCACCGCGACGGACAAGGACTTCTTGGCCAAGAAGATTGTCTCGGCTGATGGGccgaggggtggggaggtgGTGCACGACGTGTCCCTTAGCGAGTGGTGCATCACCCGCATTGAGCCGGAGGAGGAGTCCAACCGTCGACGGTCGGTGCTCGAGCGCATCGTCAACGTGGTGCGGGTGTGGATTCGCCACACGATGATCACGGAGTTCCGCATgccagaggcggcggcggcgcaagtCGAGGGCCGCATCTTTGCCACCGGCTCCTACCGATACAACGTGCACACCTCTGGCAGCGATATCGACATGGTGCTGATTGCCCCCAGCCGCATCACCCGCGAGCACTTTTTCAACACGCTGGCGCCACGGCTGAAGAGCGAGCCGTGGGTGACAGACCTGCACTGCATTCGTGAGTCTCGCGTGCCGATCATTGCGATGGTGTGCGACGGCATCGACATCGATCTCTCGTTTGGGTCGATCCGGCAGGACCGCGTACCGGAGGTAATCACGGATGACCTTCTGCAGGGCCTCGACGAGCAGTCCGTGCTGAGCTGTAACGCCGTGCGAGTGGCACACAACATAATGGATCTCGTGCCGAACAAGGCCGTTTTCCGTCAAACCTTGCGCTTCGTGAAGGCTTGGGGCAAAGCAAGGTCCATCTACAGCAACACCTTCGGCTTCCCGTCCGGCATTGGCTGGGCCATACTCACCGCCTTTGTGTGCCAATGCTATCCCAACCAGAACGCCGCCGGCATGGTCACTCGCTTCTTCCGCACGTACCACACGTGGTTTAAGCCGAACCCGCACGAGACCGGCACCGAAAACCGCGCCATCTACCTCACCGAGTCCATGCGGGCCCGCACCCACCTCGGCCGCGGCTGGGACCCGCGGGAGTCTAAGTCGGATGCGATGGCACTCTTCCCGgtgctgacgccggcggtgccaTACGGCAATACCTGCTACAATGTTACTCTCACCAACCTGCGCCAGCTCTGCGACGAGTTCCAGCGCGGCCACGATCTGCTTAGCAAGGACCTCGGCAtgagcgcggcggaggcgaaggcgaagTTCGGCCCGTTCGGAGTTTGGTCGCGTGTGTTGGAGCCGGCCCCGTTCTTTGGCAAATTCCAGCACTACCTGCAGATCAAGGTCTCATGCAGCGATGCGGAGCACTACCAGGCCTACGCGGACGGCGTGGAGTCGCGCATACGTATCCTCTGGGCCGGCAACGCCTCGTCACGTGGCCACACGCTGGAGGACTACCGCCAGCTTCGCCTGCACCTGAACCCGCGCCGGTTCGAGGACCCCGAGgaagtgcagctgcgcacgcgaCTGACAAGCAAAGCcactggcgcggcggcggcgtcgagcCACActcgcggcagcgtcggctcTCGCACCTCTGGCCAGcttggcgacggcggcagctctcTCGTTGGTAGCATCAACGCGAAGGATAGCAGTGCCCCCTCAGGTCCGACGTGGTTCACGGCGCACTACTTCATTGGCATGGCCGTCGACACGAAGGTGTCCTCGGCCAAGATCGACCTCGCGCCCGCCATCCGTACCTTCCACACTGTCGTTCGCGAGCTTCGTCAGTACCGTGAGGGCGTCACGAGGCTGCCAGTGATAACGGTTGTAGACATGGCACGCATCCCGACCTTCGTCAAGGAAGCAGCTGGGCACGTcgaggagacggcggtggcgcgggaGGAACGGAGCtccggcgaggcggaggaggcgcgcaacagcagcaacactgCCGCATGTGCAGACGCGGCCAAACGCGACGGCacatcggcggcgtcgacgacaaCATCAAAGCCGAGCACGGCGACGAGCGGCTCCACCGGCACGACAGCGAGTGCGGCTGACGGTTCGGCCAACGAGAAGAGTCGCGGCCTtcacgacggcggtgcaggtagcggcgcagcatcgaGTATCGACAGCCACGCACGTAAGCGCACGCGAGATCAGTACGGCACCGATGGCCAAGCTACCGTGGCAGCCAAGGCGGAGACCTCGATGACAGCTGCcggcagcggaagcggtgcGGCTGGCAGTGCGCAGGCGGAGGAAGACGCCGACTACATCGAGCAGGCGCTTGGACTGGACTTCTAG
- a CDS encoding putative phosphatidylserine synthase, whose protein sequence is MHRGQDDRVADAEDRRAACRAEGGPDGVTPPSSSEKRGADGDGSTSTCKEGGTLRLPPLNIQLTDHPLESVSSTHRADRLLKPASPWARELDFSDRAYTPHTVFILLSILMSILLMLRYYYYPNMGVAAKVKVGLSAAAFVFIGFGAVHLPDSLMVRPHPAVWRAVLALGVLYLVFLTFMIFQDLETVRKIMGYYDASLLNKLPERTYAQDCRMSTEEDPWFFVHTSFDVFLLAHSLGYVIKMLILRDWRMVTAVSLGFEVVEVTFQHVLPNFSECWWDHIVLDVLICNAGGMLVGMWLLRQLNAKQYKWIALKEIPTVKGKAKRLLEQLGPRSFERYNWNIFQSPTRFFQVTGILLLMLLQELNCFTMKAILHMAPTHHIVTCRLALWALLATSCLRELYEYMTNPRIKRIGTTAWVAILGMGMETIWITKMAVEGQYFQDAVMPTHVAVPWMVAIAAFGIWLVLYFGVLSLEQRNRRRGAAYLLVNLFFYAAAVCVLALFLMGLPDLQIGRQAFESAMAPYERYIFLWR, encoded by the coding sequence ATGCATCGAGGTCAGGATGACCgagtcgccgacgccgaagaccggcgtgcggcgtgcaGGGCGGAGGGCGGTCCGGATGGTGTCACAcccccgtcgtcgtcggagAAAcgcggtgccgacggcgacgggaGCACTAGCACGTGCAAGGAGGGCGGCACGCTTCGCCTGCCCCCGCTGAACATTCAGTTGACGGATCACCCGCTTGAGTCTGTGTCGTCGACGCACCGGGCGGACCGCCTGCTCAAGCCAGCCAGCCCGTGGGCACGCGAGCTCGACTTTAGCGACCGCGCCTATACCCCCCACACCGTCTTCATACTGCTCAGCATTCTTATGTCCATCTTGCTCATGTTGCGGTACTACTATTACCCCAACATGGGCGTGGCGGCGAAAGTGAAGGTTGgcctctccgctgctgcctttgTTTTTATTGGCTTTGGTGCGGTACACCTTCCCGACTCCCTAATGGTACGACCCCACCCGGCTGTGTGGCGTGCCGTCCTGGCGCTTGGCGTGCTATATCTGGTGTTCCTCACCTTTATGATATTTCAGGACCTGGAGACGGTGCGGAAGATAATGGGCTACTACGATGCTTCCCTGTTGAACAAGCTGCCAGAGCGCACCTACGCGCAAGACTGCCGCATGAGCACCGAGGAGGACCCCTGGTTCTTTGTCCACACCTCCTTCGacgtcttcctcctcgctcacTCGCTCGGCTACGTCATCAAGATGCTCATACTGCGGGACTGGCGCATGGTGACGGCCGTGTCGCTCGGCTTCGAGGTTGTGGAGGTGACCTTTCAACACGTGCTGCCGAACTTCAGCGAGTGCTGGTGGGATCATATCGTACTCGATGTGCTGATCTGCAACGCGGGCGGGATGCTGGTAGGgatgtggctgctgcggcagctgaacGCGAAGCAGTACAAGTGGATCGCTCTAAAGGAGATTCCAACCGTGAAGGGGAAGGCGAAGCGGCTCCTTGAGCAGCTGGGGCCGCGCAGCTTCGAGCGCTACAACTGGAACATCTTCCAGAGCCCGACGCGCTTCTTCCAGGTCACCGGCATCCtcctgctgatgctgcttCAGGAGCTGAACTGCTTTACAATGAAGGCGATCCTGCATATGGCGCCAACGCATCACATTGTGACATGTCGACTGGCCCTGTGGGCGCTGCTCGCCACTTCGTGCCTGCGAGAGCTGTACGAGTACATGACAAACCCGCGCATCAAGCGCATCGGCACAACGGCGTGGGTGGCGATACTTGGCATGGGCATGGAGACCATATGGATCACAAAGATGGCCGTCGAGGGGCAGTACTTCCAAGACGCGGTCATGCCCACTCACGTCGCGGTGCCGTGGATGGTTGCCATCGCCGCGTTTGGGATTTGGCTGGTCTTGTACTTTGGTGTCTTGTCCCTGGAGCAGCGCAATCGCCGTCGCGGTGCGGCGTACCTACTCGTGAACCTCTTCTTCtacgcggctgctgtgtgtgtgctggcgctgttCCTAATGGGTCTACCCGATCTACAGATTGGTCGGCAGGCATTCGagtcggcgatggcgccgtaTGAGCGGTACATCTTCCTTTGGCGCTAG